The sequence TGGGAAATCGGCAGTTTAGACTTACTACCAGTCCCTCAATCGACCGTACCGCCTGGTAAACGCACGATGGGATTGCAGACAGTACCACCTCCACCAACAAATAATGGTATTACAGTTGCAGCGATCGCTCATCCATTATCTTTATCTGTACAGCAGCAACCACAACCAAGCGACCTCAAAATACAAGAAAATGACTTCATTCAGCAGCGACAGGTGACTCAAAAAGTTTCCCAGGTGTTACCTAACGCTGACATACCAATTATTCCGAAGCCAATCAATATTCCATCCTTCTCAGTAGGTGGAGAATCGAACGATGACAATTTCTTAAAACTACTAGGACAGACAAACAATTCCCAAGAACCAATCAATACCGCCATAGCTCCATTACCACCACTTCCTGGCGAGACTCTCACTCAAGAATTCACCGCACCTGGAACAACAACTTTCAATCAACTACTCAACTCCCCATCCGTTCCTAACCCATCATTCTCCGATCCGATTCCCACCCCGGTTTCCGCAAAACAATTACAACCAACAGTGATTCAGCAGCGCCCCCTGACAACCAGTAGCGCTTTAAAAGAACCTTCTTTACAATTTCAAGGAGTCTATGTCACCCAAGGAGGTGAATCCTCAGCCAGAGCTAGAGTTACAGGAGTGTATCCCATATCCCCTCAAGTTTTAGTTGGAGCCACCATAGATTTAACAAGCAAAAATAATGCTTTTGATGACTCTCGACGTGAGGGTTTGAACATTAACGAGCTGTATTTAGCCACTTCCATCGCCGGAGTTCCCAATTTGAGATTTGTCGTTGGTCAAATGGATTTAACATCCTATTTTGACCGCAACAGTTTTGCTAAAGACGGAGCTAGCCAATTCTTTAATCCAGTATTTCAAACCAACCCAGCACTAGCTGCAACAGGAATTTCTTCTCGTACTGGTTTGTTAGTGAATTGGAGCGTTACCGACAATATCGACGCTAAAGCAGCAGTATTTTCATCAGCAGATAAAATAGGGGACTTTTCCTTAGATGGCTTTGCTGGCGAAATCGGTATCCGCTACGGTAATGCAATTATTCGCGGTACTTACGCCAGCGATCGCGATGGTGGTAGCCGTGATAGTTTTGCAGAAAGCTTTAGCATTGCCAGGGGAAATAATCAATTTGGGCCGATCAAGACTGACCGAGAAGAAGCCTACGGAGTTAATGCTGAAGTCTTTGTTCCCAACCTCAAATTAGGCCTCTTTGGACGCTACGGTAAATACGAAAACCGTGACCTAAGATTGGGCGCTGATACCTATGCTTTCGGAGCGAGCTTTTTGGATCTATTAAGTCCCAATGACCGATTGGGACTAGCCTACGGACGTGGCCTTTCCAACGAAAGCCTGCGCCGTGGTTCCAAAGCAGATGTATTAGAGCTATTCTACGATTTCCAATTTCTTCCCAATCTGCGGTTAGGTTTTACAGTTCAAGGACGCGATGATTTTTCCGAAACAGTGGTTGGTGTGAGGGTAAAAACAGAATTTGATGTGACTCCCAGAGGAAGAGGTGCTCAATGAGTCCAAACAAAACAGGCCAAAAGCCAAAAGCCAAACTGCAATCTTTTTTGACTTTTTCGTGTTTACTTTTTACTTCTTCATTAGTTGTGCCACTGCTGGTAAATATGCCTCCAGTGCAAGCGCAGAATGCATCAGCAGGTGTACAAAAAGGTTTTGGGTTATTAAAAAAAGGATTAGTCAATGATGCCATTACCGCCTTCCAGCAAGCCCTGAAAAGTCAACCCCAATCCTTGCAAGGAAGGTTAGGATTAGCGATCGCTTATCGTCGTGCTGGACGCATTCCCGAAGCCTGGAATGCTTATCAACAGGTATTAGCGGTAGACGCTAACAATCAATTAGCCCTCAAGACAATTGGTTTATTAGGTACTTATAAGACTGAGTGGAACCGACAGGGAATTACAGCCCTCACCAATTTATTGCAGTTAAACCCTAACGACTTAGAAGCTCGTGCTTATCGTGCTCAACTCTATTCCTACCAAGGACGCTTAACCGAATCTTTAGCAGATTACCAGATTGTTTTAAACAACAATCCTAGCCTAGAAACGGTTCTGAATGCAGCTCAAGCTTATAGTTATAGTGGCGATTTTTCTAAAGCATTGGCATTATTTAATCGCTACCAAACCAGTGGAAAACCCATTGAAGGATATGCAGCTGTAGCCTACGGTCGCACCCTACGGGAAACTGGTAATGCAGCAGGATCTGTACAAGTTTTAGAAACACAATTACAACGCTCTAAAACCCTTGATCCAATAGCAATTGAAACTCGTAAAGAATTAGCTATTTCCTATCTTGCTAATCAACAACAAACACAAGCCTTAGCAATATTAGATCCATTACAAGGTATATCTGAAGCCACATTACCCTTAGCGCGATCGCTCAATGAAATTCGCAAGCGTACCAATAATCCCACTCTGGCGCAGCGAGTTGTTAATCTCTACCGTCAAGCCCTAGCCACAACTCCCAACCCATCCCCCACCCTCCTCCGAGAAGTCGCTGATGTGTTCACCGCCTTTCCTCAAGGACGCCAAACAGCTCTGCAACTATATCGACAGGCGGCTTCACAATCACCCAATGATCAAAGTTTGCTGGTGCGACAATTAGCCTTAGAAAATCGGTTAGGAACACTAGCCAAAAAAGACTTGAGACAACGTTTGGCGACTGCGCTACAACCTTTACCCACAGACCGTGTGCGGCTACAACAACTCGCGGATGCTTTGGTTACTATTGACGTCCCTGATCCGGAATTGTTATCTGTCTACCAATACATGCTGCAAACAGGAGTCAACGTCCCATTTTTGCACTTTCGAGTTGCCCAGATACACGTACAGCGTAACGACCTCAATCAAGCTAGGCAATCTTTAGCAGCTTACAGCGCCACCGCCAAAGGTGCAAAAGACCTAACCACTCAATTACTCGCAGCAGAAATTGAGCGCCGGGAAGGAAGCCTCGAAGCCAGCGCCAAGCGTTATCAAGCTGTACTCAAGAGCAAACCAGATAACGACATTGTTGACGCCACTTTAGCTGGATTGGCGGGTGTGCGCGTGCAACAAAAACGTTTTGACGAAGCTTTAGCAGCTTATGACCAGTTGATCGCTCGTAGTCCGCAAAATTCAGCCACTCAGTTAGGGCGTGCGAGTATCGCCTATCAAGCCAAGCGAATTTCCCAACCCGAAGCCGAAGCAGTGCTCAATAATTGGTTAGCAACACAACCAGCTACCAATACCCCCCCAGAATTATATAGTTTAGTGGCAGCACTACCAACTAATCCGCGATTAGAAGGCTTATACAACTACTTGGTACAAGTTGACCCCAGCTCAATTCCACTGCAAATCCGCTTAGTGCAGGTATTAGCACAACGCAACCCAGCACAAGCACAAGCCCGAATCAAGCAGTTGATAGCGCGAATTCCCAAAAACTCTGAATCGTATCAATTGCAAGCAGAATTAGCGCGGTCTATAGGCAATTTGGATCTGGCTAGCAAAGCCTATCAGAGTATCTTAGTTCAACAACCAGATAACATAGATGCCCTGGCTGCTTTAGGAGGAATTCGCTTTGAACAACGACGCTTCGAGTCAGCGCAGGAAATTTATACTCAAGTCATAGCACAAAAGCCTGAAGACCAAGGAGCAAAGCGCGCTCTAGCCGGATTGAATGCCATTTTCGACCAACCATTAACAGCCTTATCACAGTTAGAAAAATTGCAACTAGAAGCGATCGCCCAAGGTACAACCGATAGCGATGTCTATCGCCAAATGCAGCAAATCCAAGAAGACTTTCTCCTCCGCAGAGGTTTTCAACCCCCCTGGGAAGACTATCAACGCCGAAGTCGCAATTAGCGATTCTTAGCAGCCAGAGGTTAATTGTCAATAGCTACAGGGGAATAATAAGGGCAGCGTTAGCCACAGAAGTTAGAGGCTAGTAACTAGAAATATCATCTTTCCCTTCTATACTCAATTCCCCATGACCTTTATCAAACTATTCTGAGGATGTGGTATCTCTCAAGAGTGGCAATCATTGCCAGCCTAATTAATCTTTATGGTTGTGTTTCTGGTTACTCGGTCAAACCCAAAATACCGCATCACCAGACGCCGATACCCAACGTCACTACTCCCGCTAGTAGTGAAAATTTGTCGATATTTTTGGCAGCTTTACCCCCGTCTACCCCAAATCGGCAATTACTAGCCGAAAGCTGGGATAGCTACCGCAGGAGATTTATTCAAAATGATGGACGAGTGATCGACTTTGAAGCGAGCGATCGCTCAACCAGCGAAGGTCAAGCCTACGCCATGCTACGAGCGGTTTTCATTGATGACCCGGAAACTTTTGCTCTGACTTTAAAATGGGCTGAAAACAATCTCCTCCGTCAACAAAACAGCAAATCTAGAGACACTCTCTGGGCTTGGAAATGGGGTAAAAAACCAGACGGTACTTGGGGTGTGATCGATAGCAACTTTGCTAGCGACGGCGATATAGATGCGATCACGGCGCTGATTTTTGCCGCCCGACGCTGGAACCGTCCTGAATACATGGAACTGGCGAAAATCAAACTGCGAGACTTATGGAATCTTTCTACCGCCCCAGGATATGGTGGTAAGCCTTATCTATTACCAGGCCCCAAGCTAGCATTTGTTCCTAACGAATCCACCCTTTACCTCAATCCTTCTTATCTTGCACCCTATGCATTTCGCATCTTTGCACAAGTAGACCCCACCCATGACTGGTTGGGTTTAGTTGATACCAGCTACCAAATTCTGGAAAATTCCACACAGCTTTCCACTGTTGGTTTACCTAGCGACTGGGTGGCTTTAGATATCAAAACTGGTCAATTCGAGCTCGTACCCCCATCTAGCAATCTCCAAAGTTTGTATAGTTTTGATGCTTATCGGGTTTGGTGGCGTTTATCACTCGATGCTGTTTGGTTTAACGCACCACCAGCGCGGCGCTATTTGCAGCAATCTACTCAGCACCTACAAAAATTGTGGACTCAAAAATCGCGTCTACCAGCACGAATTGACCTGCAAGGAAAGGCTTTAGTAGATTACGAAGCTACATCGCAATATGCCATGTTTTATGCTGCTATGCGGTTAGTAGAACCAGCACTAGCTGAAGAATTGCTAGCGAAAAAAATACTACCTCAATACAAACAAGGAATATGGGGCGATGATTCAGCTTATTACACCCAAAATTTAGCTTGGCTAGGGTTACTACCTCCAGACACAATACCTAGACAAATCATACAAGCTAATTAAAAAAGTTTTTGTAGTTTATTAAGAGAATCATATGAAAATTTTTGAGTTATAAAATAACAAAAAATCACAGTAATTCAAAAAACTAATTTCTTACCAGTTAGCTAATTTTGAAATATTGTTTCTAGGCAGCATTTATTCTTAAAAACATAAATCAATTCACATCAGCACAGAGTACTATGAAGCTGTTACTTGCCCTTTCTTCATCTAGTAAAAAAGTAATTCTTTTGACTTCCTGCATATTACTTTTTCCTAATTCGTTATTCACCGCCCAAGCTCAACAAAATTCACAATCGGTAGGTAATTTAAAACAACAATCAGCTATTTTATTAGCCCAAGCAACTGCATCTGAGCAAGATACGACAAAATCAGAAGGTTCTAACACTAAAAATCTCATACCTTACACTCTCGAATTTAATCGCAGTCCCATTGTCGGTAATCGGATGCGCTTGCGGGGGGTTTATTCAGAAGGTCGCCTTGCGTTTACTCGTCCGCGTAATTGGAAACTAGACCAAGGTAAAGTTCAAGCTTTAATCCGTTTTCAACACTCACCAGCACTGTATGCAAATCGTTCCAGCCTGACAATTTTGGTGAATGGTACTAGTGTAGGTAGTGTGCCACTGAATCGTAAACAATCTCAGGTTGGTCAAGTATTATTTAATATTCCGCCGAAGTTAATTCAAGATTATAACGAATTAACCATCGTTGCCCAACAAAACAACTCTTTAGAATGTAGCGATTCTAGTAGTCCTGATTTGTGGACAGAAATTCTGCCAGATTCCAAATTAGTTTTTAACTACCAACAACAACCAATACCCCTCAACTTTAGTCGTTATCCTTATCCTTTTTTTGATGAACTGGGTTTAGATGCTAACCAAATTGTTTATTTGCAACCTAGCCAAGTTAGTCAGGATTGGCTGACTACAGCTGCTCGCCTACAGACGACATTGGGCAGATTAGCAGATTTTCGTCCGATCAAGACTAGCTTAGTATCTAACGCCTTGGATGTGAAGCCGAGCGATCGCCTGATCATTATCGGTACTCCCAGTGAGCAACCAGCTCTAGCTACTCTCAAAAATTTGCCCATGAAAGTCATCGGCTCGCAAATTTTTGATCGCAGCAATAACCCCATACCCGAAGACACTGGGGTATTAATCATTAGCAAAACTGAAAAGAGCAATGTACCGATTTTAATTGCTACAGGTAATAGTAGCAAAGCAGTTGCCAAAGCTACACAATTTTTGGCACAGCCGGATGTGCGGAAAATGGGTACAGGTCAAGTGATTTTAGTTGATAAGCTCAATGACTCTCCCACACCAGCAGCTCGGAAATGGCCGCGTTATCTACCAGAGCAAAATTCCTTTCAACTCAGCGACATCAAAACTCAAGTAAATGGTGACCCGTTTGCGGATGTCACCGTCCGTGGAGCCGCAGCGCCGCCAGTAGAAATTGATTTCCGTGCTTTACCTGATGACAGATTTGTCCGGGGTAGTTCTATGAATTTAGTTTACAGCTACGGGCCGCAGATTAACCCCAGAACCTCGGCGGTGGAAGTATTACTAGATGGTGTATTTATCGGTGGGGCGCGGCTAGATTCAGAATCGGGAGTGAATCGCAAAAACCTCAAGGTAAATTTGCCAGAAAACTTGATTAAGCCCAATTCTAAACTGCAAGTGTTTTTCCGGATGAATTCTCGGGAGCCATTTGACAAACAAAACTGTTTGCAACCCCCCGATCAACAACTGACAGGAACGGTGCATTCTGATACTAGCTTTGATTTAAAGCGAGAAATCTCGGCACAACTACCAGATTTAAATCTGTTGAAATTTGGTTTTCCCTTTGCTGCGCCCCAGGATTTGTCTCAAACAGCGATCGTTGTACCACAAAACCCGTCTACTAACGATGTGTTGACTTTGTTAGCCGTTAGTGAACGCTTAGGGAGGTTGAGTCAAGCAGATTCCGTCAAATTAAATGTTTATACAGCAGATACTTTGTCGGATACAGTCCGCAAAAATGACCATTTAGTAGTTATTGGGACACGGGAGAAATTTCCCATCGCTGAAGTATTTCAGTCTAGCGGTTTAAACCTGACTCACCCATTTTCTCGGCTATCCGCCCAAGCGACAATTCAAACTCCCCAAGATACACAAGGAATGATTAAACAAATTATTTCACCTTGGAATAGCGATCGCGTGATTTTGGCTTTGACGGCGCAAACTGACGCAGGTTTGGAACGAGTACAGCAAGTCCTCACTCAAGATCCGTGGTTCTTTCAACTCAAAAAAGATACCGTGCTTATTAGTAGTGACCAGAAAAACCCCTCTGCTTTCAATCCTGATGCTTATCAACTGGAGTTTTTCCAAAACGCGCCCTCAACTCGACGGTTAGAAAATACAACTATCTTGAGTAAGGCGTCGCGTTTCTTACAAGAAAATTGGCTATTTTTACCTCTGGGGATAGTGGGTGTGTCCGTTCTACTCTACGGCATTGGTCAGTTGTATCTCAAACGCTTAACTGCTGGTGACGGAAAGTAAATTCATGAGTTTTATGGTTTGTAGTCAGCACTTAAGTTCTGACTACAAGCTTTTTCATCGGTAATTGCTGTTGAGCAAATTCAAAATCTCACATTTAAAATCTCAGATTCAACATGTCTTCTTCTCCATACAAACCACCCCACCAACGCCCTAAATTAACTGACTGGCTGATTGACCTCACTCCCAGATTCTTTGACCGCACTCTCAAAAAAGCGAGTATACAACAGCTAAAGTTGCTTTCTCTGCTGCTAGTAGTGCTTTCCATACCACTGATTATTACTCCGCTAGAAGTTTGGCAGCAAGGCGTAGTAGCTGTTTTTTTAGTAATACTGGGTCAATTAATTATCAAAGCTGAGGATCAAGAATCTTCTGCTGATATGAGTCAGTATTATCATTTATTTCTGGTGTGGCTAAGTTTAGTCACAACTATGCGCTATCTTTACTACCGCACCAGCTATACTCTCAATTTTGATGGCTGGCTGAACAGTATTGCTTGTTTGCTATTGTTTGCAGCAGAATTGTATGCGATTTGTACTTTAGTTTTGGCGTACTTTCAAACCCTGAAAATCAAAGAACGTCAACCAGTCAATCTTGCAACTATTCCCGAAGCAGAATGGTTCAATGTAGATATTTACATCCCAACTTATAACGAAGATGTGGAGATTGTCCGCAAGACAGCACTAGCAGCTTTAGCTTGTGATTACAGTTCTGGGAAAAAAAAGGTTTATGTCCTCGATGATGGTCGTCCAGAAAGATATAAAGAAGATGACCCACGCCGAGAAAAGTTTACCGCCAGACGAGAAAAATTACGGCAGATGTGCGAGGAACTCGGCTGCATACATATGACGCGGGATAATAACAACCACGCTAAAGCCGGGAATATCAACACTGCACTGCGTAAAACTGGTGGCGATTTAGTGATGATTTTGGATTGCGACCACATCCCATCGCGCCAATTTATTCTACATACGGCGGGCTTTTTTTATGACCCGAAAGTGTCGTTTGTGCAAACTCCCCACTGGTTTTATAATCCTGATCCCTTCGAGCGCAATTTGTTTACTGGTGGGAGAATTCCTGTAGGTAATGAACTGTTTTATAAGGTACTGCAAAAAGGCAACGATTTTTGGAATGCTGCCTTTTTCTGTGGTTCTGCAGCGTTAATCCGCAAATCTCATCTTTTGGAAGTGGGAGGAATTGCTGTAGAAACGGTTACAGAAGATTGTCATACTGCTTTGCGGTTACATTCGCTTGGTTATAAGTCAGTTTATTACGACAAAATTATGGTAGCTGGCTTGGCACCAGAAACCTTTTCTTCTTATGTGGGTCAACAAGTCCGTTGGGCGCGGGGAATGGCGCAAATATTGCGTTTGGAAAATCCCTTTTTTAACCAAAAATTAAAGTTGAATTTAGCTCAACGGATTTGTTATCTCAGCGCCACTTCGCACTTTTTGTATGGATATCCACGATTGGTATATGCAGTTGCTCCCACTCTCTTTTTATTATTTGGGATTAACTCTGTTCAAGGTTTGGGTTTGGAAACTCTAGCCTATGCATTACCACATATTCTCCTTTCGCTTTTTGCTAATTACATCATCTACAAACGTGTCCGGTTCTCTTTCTGGAATGAGATTTTTGAATTTGCAATGGCTTTCCAGGCTGGGTGGGTGACTTTATTAGCGCTGATTAACCCGAAGATGGGTTCGTTTAACGTTACTGATAAAGGTATATCTGTTACTGAACGGATTTTTGATTGGGAATCGATGCGTGGTCTGTTAATTGTCGCGGGGGTGGTGACTTGCTCTTTGCTAGCTGTCCCCTATTGGCTATTACTGCGGCCAGAAGATTGGCAAGCGGTTTTAGTGAATACTATGTGGTCTGGTTTTAACTTGATTTTAGTGGTAGCAGCGTTGTTAGTTGGCTTTGAACAACCGCAAGTCCGCTCCTCTCACCGTTTACAGCGTCACCTGACTGTGATTCTTTCTAGTAACGACCAAGTGATTATGGGTGAGACGGTGAATATCTCGGAAACGGGGGCGCTGATTTCTTTGGAATCTTGGCCTAATTTACCAGATGAAGTGGATATCGAAGTTATGGGAGATTTCACTGCTAGTGCGGCTCTGACAGCGCGGATTATCCGAGTTTCTCCTGTGAATGACACAGAAACGCTGCTAGCAATCGATTTTATCAATCCCAATCGTGCTCAACTTGATGCTCTGTCGCTAGTTTTATATTCTGATGTGCGGGAATGGTATTCTCAGAAGCGGGAGGATGTCGATAAGCCTATGGCTTCCTTTGGTTTTCTGGCTACTAGTTTGACTCGCTCTTTGCGTGATATCAACAAAACTAACCGCAAGAAGGTACGCAAGCAAGTACATACGGCTAGTCAACTGTACTGGGATGGTCATTTTTTCTCTGGGGTAGCTACAGAGTTAGGAGTCACGGGTTTAAGGTTGGAGTTGGAGGATACAAAAGCTGTGTTTTCTGACAAAATTCTCGGACAACAGGATTTACACACGATGCGGACTGTGAAACCGTTGGTGGGTTTGCTATTGCATCAGGATGCAGAAAATCCTTCATCTAGTCGATTTGTGGCGGAAATTGCTGGGGTTGAGGAACAAGCAAGCGGTAAGATAGCGATCGAGTTCAATTTTCCAGAAAAGTTTAAGCAGCGTCAAGATACTAAGATTAAACAACTTTTACAGCTTTTGTAGTTGTGTAGTTTCACACTATATGCTTATTTTTTTATTTAGCCTGCAGATGCAGGCTTTTTTATTGGCGTAAAATTTGAGTGTTTTTCAACGCAGCGAAAAGTTGCGTGCGCGGGTTTCCCGCGTTGAGCAAAGTCCGGTGGTGGGGCGCTAAGGTACGCTGAGGGTTATTTGGGAAAATTCGGGATGGTGATGAAAATGAGGGAAGAGTGGGGTTGTGGGTGGGAGGGGTAGGTCTGTTAACTTTTATGGAAGTGCTTTGGGTAATAACTCATAAGATGCTATCTGTTTTCTATGATTGAGTTATTAAACAATATTTGCAAAATGCCTCTGAAAGTTGTCCACAATTTTGATGGTAGTTTTATTCTTGAACCTGAGTTGCAAGAAACTCTTGGCAAATTATTAGCGAATGAAAGTTTTTTAAATCAAGTAGCTCGGCAGTTACAGGTTAAAAAAGTTGAGTTTACAAAGTTGCTGTTTCAGCCTGTTCCTTATAGTTTGAATACTCCTAAAGGGATGCCGTCGGAGTTTGAGCAATACTATCAATCTGATGATTACGCTATCATCAATGTGCCGCCAAATTTTATGTTTAGCGCTAAGATTTTTAAACCTAGTCGTCTGTGTGCAATTTACAAAAAGTTTGGTGATGAATAATTATTTAGCTAGCTGTATAAAAGTTTGATTGAAGTTATGACTGCTGATATTGATGATGCTTCTTTGTTTACTTTAGAATATTTTCCTTATATTGACGATCGCGGTCAGTTACCTGATGTTTTTCAAGGTAAAATTGGGGCATATGCGATTTTTGATCAAGAGAAGGTGCTGCAATTTGTTGGTTATTCTCGTGATGTTTATCTCAGTCTCAAGCAGCATTTAATCCGTCAACCACAACAATGTTTTTGGGTGAAGGTGCAAACGATTGACCGCCCTAGTCGCGCAGTTTTAGAAAGTATTGAAAATGCTTGGATTGCTGAAAATGGTGGTGCGCCGTTGGGTAATGGCAATGATAAAGAAAAATGGACGCAGCCTATTGATACTAAATTGGTAATGTTACCTGAAGAACAGGTGAGTTATCAAAATCCAGTCAATGATGAATTGACGAAAATGAAAATTCTTAAAAATGTCGCTCGACGAGTAGAGACGGAAATTTTGGCTGTGTTAGAAGCTCGTGGTTTGCAAGTACAAATTCGCTTTAATCCTAAATTGAAGGAGGAAGGATTACTAGATTTGAAGTGAAGGTAGACAATCAGCACTGCCTAAATTATGGAATTTATACCAGAATCAGGCGTAATTTTATCGCAATTTGACTGAGTGCGATCGCCAAACGATGTAACCTTAATTGAGGTGCTTTTGGCTGTCGTTTTTATGTTGTTGAACTCACCTGATATCCGGGAAATTTATGGACTGAGTGCAATCTACTTACAACACCAGTTGTTAGCGGAGGGTGTTGAGTTTGCACACTTGCAACACCCTCCGACTGAAGAATCAGGTAGAACGGAACATCATCTAATTTTTATTCATACAGATGTTCCCCAAGGAACCTATCACGAACAGGTGACAGAAGGAATTTTTTCTGCAGGGGAACTAAAAACTGGGGATACAATTATTATTCCGGCTGGTGTGGACTGTAGAGCCAATTGGGATCGGGAGCATCGCTACTTGCTATTCGCTGTTGCACCACAAGTTTTTCAACAACAGTTAGGTGAGTTTGATAGTTTGCATGAAGTCGATTTGCGCCCGCAATTTTTTCTCCCTGATTCTCTACTTTACAACTTGGGAGTGGCGTTGCAGCAAGAAGTGGAAAATCCCGGTTTAGGTGGAAGGTTGTATGTCGATTCTCTGTTAACTACGCTCTCAATTCACTTAGCTCGCCACTACTGTACTTATAAAGCCCGCAAAATGACGATCGCCGGCTTGTCTACTTCCACCCTCAACCGAGTGTTGCAATACATTCATGCTCACCTTGATCAAGATTTGACTTTAGCAGAATTAGCAGCGATCGCTCAATTAAGTCCTAATTATTTTGCCATGCAGTTTAAGCAATCTACTAATATGGCACCACATCAGTATGTTTTGCGCCAACGTATTGCTACAGCGAAAACCCTATTGCTCAATGGACATAAAATTGCAGAGGTTGCTTACCAGCTTGGGTTCGCCCATCAAAGCCACTTCAACCGCCACTTTAAACGACTGCTTGGCTGTACACCCAAGCAATTTTTAGCCCAACAATAAACCTACCTTGAAAATATTCCGCCGCTTTCAATAAAAACGTGCTAAAAATCGGAAAAATGAGCAAGACAACTGACGTTATTGGGTTGTTCAATCAATTGAAGAACAATTCAGCAGTTAACCTCAGTCATGACCACGATAGACGCAATAATTCAAAAAACCGCAAGCATTCTTGCTCAGGGATTTGTAGATGATCCTATGTTAGCTTTTCTGTTTCCTGACCTTGATAGCCGTGTGACAGGATTAATCAATTGGTTTCAACTGTTTGTGAAAGATGGCTACAACCGAGGAACAGTTAGCCTCGCACCAGTAGACCAGGGTGCGATCGTTTGGTATCCTGCTGATATTCAGATTTTTGATCGCAGCTTTGAGGATCTGTTGCGTGAAGTTGTTGTTGTTGTAGAAAAATTTGGTGGGTTGGAAGCAGTGCAACGCTTTGAGCAATTGGCAAAAATTGTTGCCAGTGCTGAACCGGAAATCCCTCACAGTGAGGTCTTTTGGTTAGCAATGCTACCAGCAGTCCGTGGGCAAGGGTGGGGAGGAAAGCTGTTGCAATCAGTGCTTGAGTACAGCGATGCTCACCAAGTGGGATGTTATCTTGTGTCTTCTAATTCCCGCAATATCGGTTTTTATGAACGCTATGGATTTCGCCGACACTTACCATTATCAATGGGAGAGGGACTGGTGCTGACTCCTATGTGGCGCGAACCGCAAATTTCTTTGGACAATTGATTGAGCTATGCACGAGCAAAAAGTTGTAATTATCACGGGTAGTAGTCGCGGTATTGGGGCGGGATGTGCCCGTGAACTGGCGGCACAAGGATATATTGTATCGCTGATGGCGCGATCGCCCCAGGTGTTGAATTTGGCAACTGAACTGGGGGGAATTGCTATGCAAGGATCAATCACTAATCCCCAGGATTTACAGCAATTGGTCGAAACTACTCTCGCAAGGTTTCAGCGCCTGGATGCTGTGGTTAATAGTTTTGGCGACCCGCCTCGACCCGATTTAC is a genomic window of Fortiea contorta PCC 7126 containing:
- a CDS encoding carbohydrate porin encodes the protein MNEASSAQVFSGAEASTWEIGSLDLLPVPQSTVPPGKRTMGLQTVPPPPTNNGITVAAIAHPLSLSVQQQPQPSDLKIQENDFIQQRQVTQKVSQVLPNADIPIIPKPINIPSFSVGGESNDDNFLKLLGQTNNSQEPINTAIAPLPPLPGETLTQEFTAPGTTTFNQLLNSPSVPNPSFSDPIPTPVSAKQLQPTVIQQRPLTTSSALKEPSLQFQGVYVTQGGESSARARVTGVYPISPQVLVGATIDLTSKNNAFDDSRREGLNINELYLATSIAGVPNLRFVVGQMDLTSYFDRNSFAKDGASQFFNPVFQTNPALAATGISSRTGLLVNWSVTDNIDAKAAVFSSADKIGDFSLDGFAGEIGIRYGNAIIRGTYASDRDGGSRDSFAESFSIARGNNQFGPIKTDREEAYGVNAEVFVPNLKLGLFGRYGKYENRDLRLGADTYAFGASFLDLLSPNDRLGLAYGRGLSNESLRRGSKADVLELFYDFQFLPNLRLGFTVQGRDDFSETVVGVRVKTEFDVTPRGRGAQ
- a CDS encoding tetratricopeptide repeat protein yields the protein MSPNKTGQKPKAKLQSFLTFSCLLFTSSLVVPLLVNMPPVQAQNASAGVQKGFGLLKKGLVNDAITAFQQALKSQPQSLQGRLGLAIAYRRAGRIPEAWNAYQQVLAVDANNQLALKTIGLLGTYKTEWNRQGITALTNLLQLNPNDLEARAYRAQLYSYQGRLTESLADYQIVLNNNPSLETVLNAAQAYSYSGDFSKALALFNRYQTSGKPIEGYAAVAYGRTLRETGNAAGSVQVLETQLQRSKTLDPIAIETRKELAISYLANQQQTQALAILDPLQGISEATLPLARSLNEIRKRTNNPTLAQRVVNLYRQALATTPNPSPTLLREVADVFTAFPQGRQTALQLYRQAASQSPNDQSLLVRQLALENRLGTLAKKDLRQRLATALQPLPTDRVRLQQLADALVTIDVPDPELLSVYQYMLQTGVNVPFLHFRVAQIHVQRNDLNQARQSLAAYSATAKGAKDLTTQLLAAEIERREGSLEASAKRYQAVLKSKPDNDIVDATLAGLAGVRVQQKRFDEALAAYDQLIARSPQNSATQLGRASIAYQAKRISQPEAEAVLNNWLATQPATNTPPELYSLVAALPTNPRLEGLYNYLVQVDPSSIPLQIRLVQVLAQRNPAQAQARIKQLIARIPKNSESYQLQAELARSIGNLDLASKAYQSILVQQPDNIDALAALGGIRFEQRRFESAQEIYTQVIAQKPEDQGAKRALAGLNAIFDQPLTALSQLEKLQLEAIAQGTTDSDVYRQMQQIQEDFLLRRGFQPPWEDYQRRSRN
- a CDS encoding glycosyl hydrolase family 8, which codes for MWYLSRVAIIASLINLYGCVSGYSVKPKIPHHQTPIPNVTTPASSENLSIFLAALPPSTPNRQLLAESWDSYRRRFIQNDGRVIDFEASDRSTSEGQAYAMLRAVFIDDPETFALTLKWAENNLLRQQNSKSRDTLWAWKWGKKPDGTWGVIDSNFASDGDIDAITALIFAARRWNRPEYMELAKIKLRDLWNLSTAPGYGGKPYLLPGPKLAFVPNESTLYLNPSYLAPYAFRIFAQVDPTHDWLGLVDTSYQILENSTQLSTVGLPSDWVALDIKTGQFELVPPSSNLQSLYSFDAYRVWWRLSLDAVWFNAPPARRYLQQSTQHLQKLWTQKSRLPARIDLQGKALVDYEATSQYAMFYAAMRLVEPALAEELLAKKILPQYKQGIWGDDSAYYTQNLAWLGLLPPDTIPRQIIQAN